In the Gemmatimonadota bacterium genome, TCGTCTCGAGCTACCTCGCGATCGCGGTCCTCCTGCGGTATGTCTCCAAGCGCGGCTACGGCATCTTCGCCGTGTATCGCTTCGTGCTCGGCGCCGTGATCATCGGCCTGATCATCACGCGAGGCGGGTGGTGACCTGGCTGGGTCTCGATGGCGTGACGCTCGCGGCGCGCCTCGGGCTACCGCGGGTCGAGGCCGTCGGCGTGCTCGGCTCGACCATGGATGCGGCGCACGAGCTGGCGGCCGGGGGGGCACCCGCCGGGACGCTCGTGGTCGCCGAGGAGCAGTCGGCCGGGCGCGGTCGTGGCGGACGCGTCTGGACCTCAGGACCGGGGGCCGGGCTCTGGATGACGCTCGTTGAGCGGCCGCGCAGCGCCGACGGCATCGACGTCCTGAGCTTGCGCGTCGGGCTGCGGCTCGCGCCGGTGCTCGAGCGCTGGACCGTCGCGCCCATCCGGCTGAAGTGGCCCAACGACCTCTACGTCGACAGGCGCAAGCTCGCTGGTGTGCTCATCGAGGCGAGATGGCGTGGTGCGCATCCCGATTGGGTCGCGATCGGACTCGGCCTCAACCTCGTCGCACCGCCGGACCTCGCCGCGGCCGCCCTCCTCGGCGCGCGAGCGGAGACCGTGCTCGCCGAGGTCGTGCCGGCGCTGCGAGCCGCGGCCTTCGCGCACGGGCCGTTGTCCACCGGGGAACTCGCCGAGTTCGCCCGGCGTGATCTGGCGATGGGGCAGCGCGTCTCCTCTCCAGCGGAAGGGCTCGTCCGCGGGATCTCGTCGGCCGGCGAACTCCTCGTCGAGACCGATTCCGGCATCACCCCGCATCGCGCGGGCTCGCTCGTCTTCGCCATCAGCTGAGGCCTTTCCCACATGCTCCTCGTCGCGGACGTCGGCAACACCGAGACCACGCTCGGCCTCTGCCATGGTGAGGTCGTCACCGACCACTGGCGCATCACCACCGACGCGCAACGGACGCCGGACGAGGTGCTTCTCGTCCTCCGCGGGCTCCTGAAGGCGAACAACGTGCCTCTCGAGCAAGTGACGGCGTCCGCCATCGGCTCCGTGGTCCCCGGTGTCACCGGCGCGCTCGTCGAGGCCGCGGCGAAGCTGACCGGCAACCAGCCGGTCGTCGTGGATGCGCGCTCCAAGCTCGGCATCACGCTCGCGGTCGACGAGCCGATGACCGTCGGGGCGGATCGGATCATCAACACGCTCGCCGCGAGCCGCATCTATCGCGTCGATTGCATCGTCGTCGACCTCGGGACAGCGACCACGTATGACTGCATCACCGCCGACGGCGTCTTCTTGGGGGGCGTGATCCAGCCTGGCGTGCGAACCTCGGCCGAGACGCTGTTCCGCCGCACGTCGAAGCTCCCAGCGACCGAGCTCGTCGCACCGCGCAAGGCGATCGGCACGCGCACCGAGGAGTGCATCCGAGCGGGGGTGGTCTTCGGGGCCGCGGATTCGCTCGACGGGATCGTGCGCCGCATCAAGCGGGACTGGCCGCGGGACCAGGTGCCGAAGGTCGTCGCGACGGGCGGTCTCGCGGCGGTGATCAAGCCCTATTGCAGCGAGATCGAACTCATCGAGCCCGATCTCACGCTGCACGGGCTGCGCATGGCGTACGACCTGCTCACGAGCCGCTGAAGAGCGCGTCCACGCGGTCGTAGCCGCAGGGCAGGGTGATGCCCTCGGCCGTCGCCCCGGCGCGGAGCAGCGCCTCGACCGACTCCGGCGTGCGCCGGTCGGTCCAGTACGAATCGGTGCAGGCCTTCACGGCGAGCATCAGGGGCGTCCGGTCACGGCCGTCGCGGGCGTTCGGGTCCGCGCCCGCGGCGAGCAACGCACGAACGGCGGCGGGACGGCTGCGCCAGGCGGCCGCGTGCAAGGCGGTGCACAGGGGCGCGAGGTCGTAGTATCCGTACCCCGGCCCGAACCGCGCGTCGACGGGCAGTCCCAGCTCCAGGAGGAGACGCAGGCCGGTGCTGTTGCCGTTGGCCGCGAACCGGACGAGTACCGCCGCGGACATCGCATGCACCGCGTCGACCGCGGCAGGCATCGTCTCGACGATGGTCCGCACCGCCGGGGCGTGGCCCCGCGCACAGGCCGCGAGCAGGGCGTCACCGCCAGTGATCCGCAACTGGATGCCGCGCCGCGCCATCGCGTCGAGCACATCACCGCGGCCGAGCCGCGCCGCGAGTGTCACAGCGTCCACGTCATGGAATGCCCGGTGGGGATCGGCGCCGTGATCGAGCAGGGATTGCACGATCTCGAGGTCGTTGTCACGGGCGAGTGCGTGGTGCAGGATGCTCGGCGACCACCGCGTCGGCCGCGTCGCATCGGCGCCGTGGTCAAGCAGCCATCGGACCCCGCGCACGTCATGCCAATCGCACTTGCGAAGCAGGAGCGTGGCCAGCGTGTCCGGGGTGCAGCGTCCGCTCTCGACGAGGGCGTGCATCGGTCCGTTCTCGTAGCCCTCGGGCGTATGGTATGCGACCTCGTCGTCGTTCGGATCGGCGCCGTGGGCGAGCAGGAGTCGCGCGAGTTCGAGGTGCCCGGCCAGGGCGGCTGCGCCGTAGAGCGCGGAACGGAAATCGGTCCCCGGGTCCGCCTTCGGGTCACGGAACCCGGTGTTGGCGTCGGCACCGGCCTCCAGCAGCGCGCTTGCGGCGTCCACGAAGTCGCGGTCCGGTCGGTCAGGCGCATCCAAGAACGTCGAGAAGCACAGATAGGTGAGCGGGTCCCACTGGAACGGCCCACCCAGCCCTGTTGGTGCCGTCGTGCCGCTGGCGAGGGCCGCGCGGACGGTGACCGCATCGCCGAGCGCCGCGGCGAGGTGGAGGGAAGCCGTCGCCTCACGCGCAGCGCGACCCAGTGCCTCCCGGGCCTTCGCCCTCGCCGCTGCGCGATCGCCGTCTCGAGGCGATGTGATCGCGCGGAGGACCAGGTCAGCGGGGCCAGCGAACGGGCGTGACGACATGACGCGCTAAGCTACGGCGCGGCGGACGCGCGGCCAAGCAGCGGCGCCGCGTGAGGCGGGGAGCGCGAGGGAAGCAGCGGCGCTGCGCCGTCCTCGCAGCGTCGGCGGCCCGTCATCTTGGCGGCAGTCTCGTCCAAGATGGCGCGAAACGGTCGGCCGGAACGGCAGGCGAGACTAGCAGTGTAACCGTATCGCATACATATACTTATGTCGTTCAGGCATTCGGGGGATCGGGGGTTGTCTGGCCCGGCGCTTGATCGTACCTTAGGATGTTGTTAGCACTCCAGCTCCGTGAGTGCCAACGTGGTTCTCATCACTCCAACCCTAGCACGAGGATCGATATCCATGGCAGCGAAGACTGCAGCCGCGAACAAGGTCGCGCCGCTCTCCGACCGTGTGGTCGTGAAGGCGATCGAGGAAACCGAGCAGATGCGCGGTGGCCTGTACATCCCCGACACGGCGAAGGAGAAGCCGCAGCAGGGTGAGGTGATCGCCGTGGGCCCGGGCCGCACCGAGGACGGCAAGCGCGTCCCGATGGAAGTGAAGGCCGGCGACAAGGTCCTCTACGGCAAGTACTCGGGCACCGAGGTCACGATCGAGGGCGAGCAGCTCCTGATCCTGCGCGAGTCCGACATCCTCGCCGTCGTCAACTAACTCCATCATCCAGAGGGATCCACACATGGCAGCGAAGGAACTCCATTTCAACGTCGACGCGCGCGCGGCACTCAAGCGCGGCGTCGATCAGCTCGCCGAGGCGGTGAAGGTCACCCTCGGTCCCAAGGGCCGCAACGTCGTCATCGACAAGAAGTTCGGCGCCCCGACCGTCACCAAGGACGGCGTGACCGTCGCGAAGGAGATCGAGCTGGCCGACCCGATCGAGAACATGGGCGCCCAGATGGTGAAGGAAGTGGCGACCAAGACGTCCGACCTCGCCGGCGACGGCACGACGACCGCGACGGTGCTCGCGCAGGCGATCTTCCGCGAAGGCCTCAAGAACGTGACGGCCGGCGCGAATCCGATGGCCATCAAGCGCGGCGTCGACAAGGCGGTCAGCGCGATCGTCGAGGAGCTCAAGAAGCTCTCCGTCCCGACGTCGGGCAAGAAGGAGATCGCGCAGGTCGGCACCATCTCGGCGAACAACGACCCCGAGATCGGCAACCTGATCAGCGAAGCGATGGAGAAGGTCGGCAAGGACGGCGTCATCACGGTCGAGGAGGCCAAAGGCCTCGAGACCACGCTCGAGACGGTCGACGGCATGCAGTTCGACCGCGGCTACCTCTCGCCGTACTTCATCACCGATCCGGAGAAGATGGAAGCCGTCCTCGAGGACGCCTACATCCTCATTCATGACAAGAAGATCGGCTCCATGAAGGACCTGCTCCCGGTGCTCGAGAAGGTCGCGCAGACCGGCAAGCCGCTCCTGATCATCGCCGAGGACATCGAGGGCGAGGCCCTCGCCACGATCGTCGTCAACAAGCTGCGCGGCACGCTCCGCGTCTGCGCCGTGAAGGCGCCGGGCTTCGGCGACCGTCGCAAGGCGATGCTCGAGGACATCGCGGTCCTCACCAAGGGCAACGTCATCTCCGAGGAAGTCGGCTTCAAGCTCGAGAACGCCGTGATCACCGACCTCGGCCGCGCCAAGCGCATCGTCGTCGACAAGGACAACACGACGGTCATCGACGGCCACGGCGACGACGACAAGATCAAGGGGCGCATCAAGGAGATCGAGGTCGCGGTCGAGAAGTCGACGAGCGACTACGACAAGGAGAAGCTCCAGGAGCGCAAGGCGAAGCTCGCGGGCGGCGTGGCGGTGATCAACGTCGGCGCGGCGACCGAGAGCGAGATGAAGGAGAAGAAGGCGCGCGTCGAGGATGCGCTCCATGCGACCCGTGCTGCGGTCGAGGAGGGCATCGTCCCGGGCGGCGGCGTGGCGCTCATCCGCGCGCAGGCCGCGCTCAAGGGCATCAAGCTCGACCATGACGAGCAGATCGGCGTCGACATCATCCGTCGCGCCGTCGAGGAGCCCATCCGCATGATCGTCCAGAACGCCGGCGGCGAGGGCTCGATCGTCGTCGAGAAGGTCCGCGCGTCGAAGGACAAGAACTTCGGCTACAACGCCTTCTCCGACACCTACGAGGACCTCGTCCTCGCCGGCGTCATCGACCCGACGAAGGTGACCCGCACGGCGCTCCAGAATGCCGCGTCGATCGCCTCGCTCCTCCTCACCACCGAGTGCCTCATCGTGGAGAAGAAGGAGAAGGAGTCCGCTGCCCCGGCCGCGCCGGGCGGTGGCATGGGCGGGATGTACTAAGGCAGAACGAAGCAGGCAGTACGAAGAGCGGCCCGACCGGATTCCGGTCGGGCCGCTCCTTGCGTTCGCGCCACGGGTCGCTGCCGTCGTGGTGCGATCAGTTCTTCGGCAGCACCGCGTTCGCCCGCTCAGCGGAGTCCACGCCCTCCACGACGCGCTCGATCAGGCCCGAGCCGATGTCGTAGACCCAGCCGTGCAGCATCGGGCGGCGACCGCGGGACCACGCGTCCTGGATGATCGACGTCCGGCTCAGCACACCCACCTGCTGCATCACGTTCAGGTGAGACAGACGGTGCAGGCGCTCCTCGTGGTCCTTCGTCGCGTCGAGTTCGGTCCGGTGCCACCGGATGATGTCACGGATGTCCGACAGCCAATGGTCGATCAGGCCGTTGGACAACGGTCCCTCGGCGGCTTTGAGGGCACCGCAGTTCGAGTGGCCGCACACGATGACATGCTCCACGTCCAGCACGTTCACCGCGAACTGCACCACCGACAGCACGTTCAGGTCCGTCTCCCACACTTGATTGCCGATGTTGCGGTGCACGAACATCTCGCCCGGGAGCGCACCCGTCATCAGTTCGAGGGGCACGCGGCTGTCCGAGCATCCGATCACGAGGTAGTGCGGCGTCTGCGCCGCCTCGCGCTTCGCGAAGAAATTCGGGTCCTCCTTCACCATCTCCTGCGCCCACTCGACGTTGTTCTGCAACAGCTTCTGGTAGTACTTCACGGGGCCTTCCGGGGTGAGGTCGGGTCAGTGTGCGCCAGCGGCGAGCGGGCGCGGCGGGATCGCCACCAAGCGGTAGTCGATGTTCCGGAGCTGCGCGGTGTCCGAGAACTGGTGCAGCACCTCGAGGGCGTCGGCGTCGAATCGGCGTACCAGTCGGCCGTCGATCTCCACGCGCGACCCGGGGGGCAACCCTTCGAGTTCGCTCAGGAGGGCCGCCTTGTTGAGGAAGTTCACGTGGTCGTGCAGCTGCCACCGCCGCAGCACGGCACCCGCCGGACTCACCACCGTGAACGGCGGGTTGAGGAGCGTGTCCCGCAGGATGATGAACACGCCCACCGTCATGCCGATCGCGATGCCCACGAGCAAGTCCGTCAGGAGGATCGCCACGATCGTAATCACGTACGGTACCCACTGCGATCGCCCGAGCCGGATCATCGACCGGAGGATCGAGGGATGTGCGAGCTTGTATCCGGTGTGCAACAGGATCGCGGCGAGCGCCGCCAGCGGGATCAGGTTCAGGAACCGGGGGATCACCACCACCGCCACGAGCAGCAACACGCCATGCAGGATCGCCGACCATCGGGTGCGCGCCCCCGCCGAGACATTCGCCGCGGACCGCACGATGACGCCGGTCAGCGGCAGCCCGCCGATCAGCCCTGACAGCGTGTTCCCGATCCCTTGCGCGAGCAGCTCCCGGTTCGGGGGAGCCTCGCGCTTGAAGGGGTCCATCTTGTCCGTCGCCTCCAGGGAGAGCAGCGTCTCCAGCGAGGCGACGATGCCCAGTGTCAGGCCGATGCGCCAGACGGCGCCCGAGGTGATCGCGCCCCACGCCGGGAAGGAGAACTGTTGCATCCACTCCGCCGCGGCGGCCGGGACGGGCAATCCCACCAGGTGCGTCGGCGCGAGCACCCACGACGGAGCGAGCGAGGCGAAGAGCGCATTCAGCCCCGTCCCCAGGACCACCACGGCGAGGGGGGCAGGGAAGAGCCGTACCTTCGCGAGCGGCGTCGCGGCCCAGCCGAAGAGCACGACGAGCGAGACGAGCGCGATGAGCACCGCCCCGGGCTCCATCGCATCGAGCGCGTGCGAGAGGCCGCTGAAGGTGTTCTCCGCATTCGCCTGCCGGAACGTCTCGTCGCCCATGCTGTCGGCGTCGTAGCCGACGGCGTGCGGCAACTGCTTCAGGATCAGCACGAGGCCGATCGCCGAGAGCATCCCCTTGATCACCGCCGAGGGGAAGTAGTAGCCGATGATGCCCGCCCGGATCGCGGCCAGCACCAGTTGCACGCCACCGCCGATCACGACCGCGAGCAGGAACGCGCGATAATCCTTCAGCTCCGTGATCGCGGCGAACACGATCGCGGTCAGGCCGGCCGCAGGGCCGCTCACCATCAGCGCGGAACCGCTCAAGGGGGCGACGACGAGGCCACCGATGATCCCCGCGAGGACGCCGGCGAATGGCGGCGCGCCGGACGCCAGCGCGACGCCCAGACAGAGCGGAAGAGCGACGAGGAACACGACGACGGACGCCGGCGCGTCGTGTCGCCACTGGATCGAATGCGGGTCGGACGGGTGCTCGGGCATGGTCCTCCTCAGACCGGTCGAACAGCTCGATCGGAGCGGGTGTGGATCACGCCTTGCTGGCGTGACGTTCGGATGCGGGGAGACTAGCGGACGGACATATCAAAGTGAAGTGCTCCCGATTGCCCACGCCTTGCGCGCGGCGACGCGCCCTTGGGGTCAGACTCCCAGGCTCAGCTGCACGCTCACCGACGGGCGTGCACCGAGCCAGAACGCCTCTTCGGGAGCGCGCCGCGCCGCCGACCGAACCGGGCCGCGATACCCGGCTCCTCGAAGCGCGGCGCCCACCGCCCGCTCGGCGAGCGCGGGCGTGTTGTTCGTCTCGCTCAGGTGCAGGAGCGTCACGGCCCTGAGCGAGGGACCGGCGAGTTCCGCCGCGAGCGACGCGGACTCCGCATTCCCGATGTGCCCCCGGCCCCCGCGGATGCGCTGCTTGAGCGACGCCGGGTAGGGACCGGCCCGGAGCATCTCGAGGTCGTGGTTCGCTTCGAGGCAAAGGGCGTCGCATCGCGCGAACACGCGCCGCAGTGCCTCCGGGACCGCCCCGAGGTCGTGCGCGACCCCCACGCGGGCACCGCTCGCGGTCGCGGTGATCGCGAATGCCAACGGTGCCGTCGCGTCATGCGGGATGGCGACGGCCTCGATCGAGAACCCGTCGATCACGAGCGTCGTCCCGGGCGCGATCGGCCGACGCCAGCGCGCCTCGATCTCGCGAAGGGTTCCCAGTGTACCGGCGGAACTGATCACCGGCCAGCGCCACTTCTTCTGCGCGCGCTCCGCGCCCTGCGCATGGTCCACGTGCTCGTGCGTGACGAGCAGGGCGCTGATCGATTCCGGTGCGACGTCGATCGCCTTGAGCCGCGTGGCGAGCGCCCGCGGGCCGAATCCGCAGTCGACGAGGATCCGGTGCGCACCGCTCTCGAGCAGCAGGGCGTTCCCGGAGCTCCCGCTGCCGAGTGTCCATCCTCTCATCGACCGCGGCCCTGGCGCGTTGTCAGGCGGACCAGCGCGCCGCGTATGCCGCGGTCAGGCAATCGCGCATCCCCTCGCCGAGCGCGACGTCGCGACGCGCCATCACGCGCTGCGTGACCTCGAGGAACTTGTCGAGCGCGAAGGTGCCCCAGGCCGGCGCCTCGCCCCAGGCGAAGGGGGCGACCGCCTTGGGCGGCATCGCGGTGCCGAAGACGTTCGCCCCGGCCCCCAGCACGCACCCGGTGGTCAGGCGGGTCCCGATGCCCGTCTTCACGTGATCGCCGATCATCGAGCCGAGGAACTGGAGGCCTGTCTCCTCGACCCCCCGAGGTGTCCACAGCTGCACGGTGCCGTACGAGTTCTTGAGGTTACTCGTCACGGTGTTCGCGCCGAGATTCGCCCACCGGCCGATCACCGAGTGGCCGACGAAACCGTCGTGCCCCTTGTTGCAGTGGCCGATCATGATGGTCGAACTGATCTCGCCATTCACCTTCACGCGCTCCCCGATGCTGCAGGCGGCCACGCGCCCGCCGCTCACCGTGGCGCCCTCGCCGATGATGCACGGACCCACGAGACGCGTGAAGGCCTGGACGGTCGCCCCGCGCCGCACGAGCACCGGCCCCGCGGTGGCATCGATCACCACCAACGGTTCGACATGGGCCGAGATGTCGATGTGGACGGGGTGCGCCCCCAGCACCGTCACGTGGGGCGGTACTTCGAGCGTCGCTGGCGACCACGCGAGCGCATCGGAAGTGAGCATGAGGTTCAGATGCCGGATGAGGTCCCACACCTGATCCACCCACCACCCATCCACGGTCGCGTCGGTGCCGGCGGTCTCGATCCCGGACGCGTGGGCGCTCGCGAGCGCGTCGAGGGTCGTGTCACCGGCCGCGATCCGCTCGAGAGGCAACGCGGCGGGCAGTCGGATGGCCGCGACGCGCCCGCCGACGCGGACCACGCGCCTGGCGGCATCGATGCGGGCCGTCAGGACGGGGGCGCACCGCGCATTCACCAGCCAGGTGCCCGGCGCCAGCGGCCCGGACACCGCCGGCGGGGCGTCCAGTTCCTCGAACCGCGCGAGGTGCGCGGCCCCGACGAAGCCCGTGGCGGTCGCGCCGAGCACCTGCTCCCAGCGGCGGCGCGTGATCTCGCCGCCGGTGCGCAACTCGCTCGCGGGGCGGGTGAGCGCGAACGGCTCGAAGGCCCGTGCGGCGCGATCGTCGTAGAGGACCAGAGACATCAGCGGAGGTCGCGCAGGTCCGGGGGGAGTCCCTCGACCAGCGCCTTCAGGTCCGTGGCACGGTCGACGGTCGTGACGAGTGTGACGCCATCGCGCACCACCACCACGAGGTCGCGCACGCCGTAGAGCACGACCGCGCTCCCCTCAGCGTGCACCACGTTCCCGTTCGCATCGCGCGTGATCACGCGCCCGTGGCTCGCGTTCCCGTCCGCGTCATGTGCGCGCACGCGCTGCAGCGCGCTCCACGTCCCCACGTCGTCCCACCCGAAGTCGCCGGCGAGCACGAGCACACGCTGGCTCCGCTCGAGCACCCCGACGTCGATGCTCACGCTCGTCGCCACGGCACCGAAGAAGGCGGCCGCTCCATCAGGGATGCGCGCGAGCGCGCCGGCCAGTTCCGGCGTCACCGCGCGCACCTCGTCGAGCAGGTCCTGGGCGCGCCACGCGAAGATCCCCGAGTTCCAGAGGAAGCCGTCGGCGACCATCTGCGCCGCGCGGGAGCGGTCGGGCTTCTCGACGAATCGCGCCACTCGCCGTGCCCCGTCGGGAAGCGTCTCGCCGGGCTGGATGTAGCCGAAGCCCGGGTCCGGGCGCGACGGGACGATGCCGACGGTCGCGAGCGCCATGCGCGACGCCGCCACCTCCGCCGCGCGAGCGAGGGTCTCGCGGAAGCGCTCGGGGTCCCGGATGGACCAGTCCGCATGTACGCAGAGCATCCGGGCATCGGGGCCGCCGAGGGCGACGACCTGCGCGGCCGCCCAGGTCAGCGCCGCCGCGGTGCCGGCGGGTCGGGGTTCGAGCAGCAGTTGCGACGACGTCAGCCCTGGGAGCGCCGCGAGGATCGGGTCGCGCAATCGCTCGCTCGTGAGGATCAGCACCCGCTCGCGTCCCACGAGCGGCACCAGCCGCTCGACCGTCTCGGAGAGCATCGACTGGGCCGTGATGAGCGGCAGGAGCTGCTTGGGGCGCTCCGGCGTGCTGAGCGGCCAGAAGCGCGAACCGACGCCGCCAGCCAGGACGACGGCGAAGAGTGGCGGCGTCACGAGGTCCCCTCTTTCGTAAGGTCGGCCGCTCGTGCGAGGAGGCGCTTCGGGCTGAACGGCTTGGTCATGAAGTCATCCGCGCCGCGACGCCGGGCTTCGGCCTCGTGGTGATCCTGCCCGGCGGCGGTCAGAATGAGGCAGGGCAGGGAGCGCCACCGCGCATCGGCGCGCACGCGCTCGAGGACCTCGAGTCCGCTCACCAGCGGCATCATCAGGTCGAGGATCAGCAGCCTGATCTGGGGATCCCGCTCGAGCTCCGATAGAGCCTCCGCGCCGTCGTAGACCAGCGTGACGGCGAAGGGACCCTGTTCGAGCTTGGTCTTGATGATCCGTCCGATGTGCGGCTCGTCATCGGCGACGAGCACACGGAGCGGCCCGGTGGCGGCGAGGGAACTCACGGCCGTCGGCGGGGAAGAAGGAACGGTCAGGCCAGCGCCGCGATGTTGGCGCGGTGGCGACGGAGGTCGAACAACAGGGCACCGACGTCCGCCGAGGGCTTGAGGAGGACCAGCAGGACCGCATCAGCGGACATCGCCGCGATCACGGCGGTCCCGCCGACGTGCTCATGGACTGCCGTCATCAGGTGGCCCTGACCGGCGGCGCCGGCCAGTTCGTCGGCGTGGGAGAGGATCGACGGCACGTGCGCCGCGATGCTCTCGGCGTCGAGGCCGGCGTCCGCCAGGTGATCGATCAACAGGCCGTCTCGTCCCAGCACGACGGCGGCATCGATGCCGTCCCGGCGTCGGATGGCCGCGACGAGGTCGCGAATGGTGGGCATCGCCGCTCCGGCAAAGGTTGCCGAAGTGTACCTACCGACAGAGTGAAGTCAAGCAGGTTTCGCTTGTCGCGTTCCCCCTCATCCCGTTAGCTTCCAGCACTGTGACGACCTTCCCGAATCACCTCGCGCGGCGCTCGCGCCGCGGCCTCATCGTCTCGACCCTCGCCCTCCTCGCGGGGGCCGTCGGCTGTGACGACCCGTTCAAGATCACGGCGCAGTACCCGAACGTGGACGTCACGTTCGAGCTGTGGGCGCTCGACGGTGCGCCCGCCAGCTACCCGACGGCTGTGCTCGTTCCGCAGGCGACGGCGGTGCGACTCGACGCGGCAGGCTCCTTCGACCTCGCCTTCGACATCGATGCGAGCGGGCGTGTGACCGTTCTCCCGGTCGGAACGGTCGTCTCGCCGATCTCCGGGACGCGCGTGATCGAGTTCCAGCGTGGTGTCGGGACATACAACACGATCGTCGAGGCGCCGAAGTCGGGGTGGCAGGCGGACAGTGCCCTCACGGTCAATGAGGGCCAGTCGTTCCTCGTGAAGGTCAACACGCTTTACTGCCAGTACGACCTCCAACAGGTCGTGTATGCCAAGTTCGTGGTCGACTCGGTCATCCCTGCCGAGCGTCGGATGAAGCTCTCTGCGCGCATCAACCCGAACTGCGGCTTCCGGTCCTTCCTGAGCGGCGTCCCGGAGTTCTGATCGTGCACGACCTGCGCCTGATCCGGGACCAGATCGAACAGCTGCGCGATGGCATGCGCCGCCGCGGCAAGCTCGCCCAGTACGCTGGGGACATCGACGAAGCCGAGCGTCTCGACAAGGCGCGCCGGGCGGCCATAACGGCCGTCGAGGAGAAGAAGGCGCGCCGAAACGCCGTGACGCAGGAGGTCGGCCGGCTCAAGAAGGCGAAGGCGGATGCCGAGGCCCAACTCGCGGAGTCGCGCGCGCTGGGCGAGGAGATCGCGCGCATCGAGGCGGAACTCGCACCGTTGCAGGCGCGCCTCGACGAACTGCTCCTCGGCATCCCCAACATCCCGCTCGGGGACGTGCCGGAGGGGGACGAGTCGCAGAACCGCGTCGTCCGCACCTGGGGGGAGCCGAGGGCCGCCGAGAGCGTTCGGCCGCACTGGGAGGTGGGCGCGCAACTCGGGCTGCTAGACCTCGAGCGTGGCGCGAAGGTCGCTGGGTCGGGCTTCATCGTCTATCGCGGCAAGGGCGCGCGGATGATCCGCAGCTTCATGAACGCGATGCTCGACCTCCACACCGGCGAGTTCGGGTACGAAGAGGTCTGGGTCCCGGTCGTCGTGAACCGTGCCTCGATGATCGGCACCGGCCAGCTCCCCAAGTTCGAGGACGACATGTACGCGCTCCGGGACGAGGAGCTGTTCCTCATCCCGACGGCCGAGGTGCCGGTCACGAATCTCTATCGCGACGAGATCCTCTCGGCGGAGGAGCTCCCCAAGGCGCTCTGCGCCTACAGCCCCTGCTTCCGTCGCGAGGCGGGCTCGGCGGGCAAGGACACGCGCGGCGTCCTCCGTGTGCACGAGTTCGACAAGGTCGAACTGGTGCGCTACGCGACGCCGGAGCAGTCCGAGGCGGAGCTCGAGAAGCTCCTCGGACACGCCGAGTCGGTGCTCCAGCGCCTTGGTCTGCCGTATCGGGTGGTGCTCCTCGCGGCCGGCGACACCGGATTCTCGAGTGCCAAGACGTACGACCTCGAGGTCTTCGCTCCCGGGGTGGGGAAGTGGCTCGAGGTCTCGAGCTGCTCGGTCTTCACCGACTTCCAGGCGCGACGCGCGAACATCCGGTATCGCCCGTCCGCGGGGGAAAAGCCGAGGTTCGTGCACACACTGAATGGCTCGGGGCTGGCCTTCCCGCGGATCTTCGCCGCGATACTCGAGCACTATCAGCAGCCGGACGGCACCATCGTCGTCCCCGAGGCGCTGCGCCCGTTGCTGGGCGTGGACCGCCTCGCGTGACGAGTCGCCTCAATCCCGCCCAGCAGGCCGCGGTCGAGCACCACGAGGGGCCGCTCCTTGTGGTTGCCGGCGCCGGTTCCGGCAAGACCCGCGTCCTGACGGCGCGCATCGCCCGCCTCATCGACGTGCACGCCGTCCCGCCGCAGGCGATCCTCGCGGTGACGTTCACCAACAAGGCGGCCGGCGAGATG is a window encoding:
- the serS gene encoding serine--tRNA ligase is translated as MHDLRLIRDQIEQLRDGMRRRGKLAQYAGDIDEAERLDKARRAAITAVEEKKARRNAVTQEVGRLKKAKADAEAQLAESRALGEEIARIEAELAPLQARLDELLLGIPNIPLGDVPEGDESQNRVVRTWGEPRAAESVRPHWEVGAQLGLLDLERGAKVAGSGFIVYRGKGARMIRSFMNAMLDLHTGEFGYEEVWVPVVVNRASMIGTGQLPKFEDDMYALRDEELFLIPTAEVPVTNLYRDEILSAEELPKALCAYSPCFRREAGSAGKDTRGVLRVHEFDKVELVRYATPEQSEAELEKLLGHAESVLQRLGLPYRVVLLAAGDTGFSSAKTYDLEVFAPGVGKWLEVSSCSVFTDFQARRANIRYRPSAGEKPRFVHTLNGSGLAFPRIFAAILEHYQQPDGTIVVPEALRPLLGVDRLA